The Myroides phaeus DNA segment TTAACTGACGTAATGTCCCAGTTCTGTCAAATTTTCTTTTGTAGCGCTTAAGTGCTCTATCAATATTTTCTCCATCTTTAATTGGAATGATCAACATGTTTTCATACACCTCCTCTCGTTTGTGGTGCAAAAGTAATCCTTTTTTTAAACAGCACAATAAAAAAAACACCTTTTTTAATTATTTGTTAGCCAAACTTTAAATTCAATTACTCGCTCCCTACTTACAATCACTTCTTCTTTATATGATTCTAACACGATTTTGAGTCTTGATGTTGATAGTTGCAGAATCTCTTTTATAAAACTTAAAGCAACTACCTCTT contains these protein-coding regions:
- the rpsU gene encoding 30S ribosomal protein S21 → MLIIPIKDGENIDRALKRYKRKFDRTGTLRQLRSRQHFSKPSVLKRDKMQKAAYVQHLRDSVEI